The genomic window TCCCAAGGACATCTCCGCGACGCGCGACGCGGTGCTGGGGCGCCTCGCGGCGATTGAGCGCGACGGCACGCCCCTGCCGGAGCGCGATCCCGTCTGCGTGATCGCTTCCGCCGACCAGGCGATCGACCGCGGCGAAGCCACGCTGGACCGGGCCAACGCGCTGGAATCGCTGAGCAACGATCCCGTCGTGCTGAATTCGCTGCAGGCCGCGGCGCTGCGAACGCTGGCACGCATGGATCTGGCCGCCGAGCATTGGAGCGACGCCGCGGATCGTTCCATTCGCCTGGCCAAGGAGCATGAGGATGACGCGGCGAGCCCGGCGGCGATCGCGCTGGCGATCCGCGTGAGCCGCGAGCTCGATCGCGGCGCCGACGGACAGGATCCGGTGGCGCGAAAGAGACTCGAGAAGGCTGTGCAGATCGGCGCCTCCAAATTTTCCGACCATCCGGAGTTCGGGCTCTGGCAGTTGGAGCGGAAGGTGCTGGCGACGGAGGCTCTTGCGGATCAGCGCGAATGCGAACTGGAGAATGCGTCCCCCACCGCGCCGCTTCCGACGAACTCAGCGGCGACGGCCGAGTTGCAGGAGCGACTGGCTGCGGCCGAGGCGTGGATCCAGGCCGAGCAGGGCCACTACCAGGCGGCGCTGGATTGCCTTGCCCGCGGCAGCGGAGCCGCGCTGGGTCCGACCGCGTCGGCGCGGAGACTCTCGGCGAAAATTTCTGCGACCGCGGCGCTGGCGAAGGACCTCGCCAACGATCCGGAGCTGCTCGCGGCCAATCAGAAGAACCCCTCGCTGGTCGCGGGTCTCACCGCGCGGAAATTGCACGCGCTGATGCCGGCAAACCGATGGCCCGCCTCCCTGCCCTCGCCAGACGCAAGTCTCTCGACTTCAGCGCGGTCGCTCATGCAGATGCTCTCGATGAGCAACTCCACCGACGCGGTCGCCTGGCTCGACCTCGCGGATCTGCTGCGCTTCGCCGGCGAGTTCGAGAAGGCGCAGAGCGCCTACGAGAAGTCGCTGGCTCTGAAGGCCAACTCACGCGAGGCGCTACTGGGCAAGGCCGAGTGCCTGGTCGCCAAGCGCGACGAAGCGTCGATGGGTGCGGCCATGTCCATCTACAAGCAACTGCTCGCCGGCCGCGAGTACGAGCCGGATGCGGCGCAGCGCGACCCGGCGTGGTGGCTCTGCCAGCTTCGCCAACTAGAGATTCTCCGCGCCGCCAACCGCTGGGATGAGCGGGCGTCACTGCGGCTGGCGCGGTTAAAGGCGCTGGATGCGTCATTCGGCTCCGCGGAGTGCGCCGCGGCGTTCGCGAAGCTGAGCAATTCCTGAGCGTTCAAATTGTAAAACGGGTCACAGGGCCGGAGACGCGACCACTACGTTACGCGCTCGCAAGAATCGAATCGATGTGAGCGCCAAGCCTGCCGAGCGCGGCGAACGCCTTGGCGGCATCCCACTTTTGATGCGGCCGCTCGCCCGTGGTGTTGCTGATGGCGCGAATCTCCGTCCCGGGAATTCCAAACTTGTTCGCCGCATGCGCCACCGCCGCCCCCTCCATCGCCTCGGCCATCGCGCCGGTTCTTCGGGCGACCTCGCTCGCGAATGCATCGGTCCCGCTGCACGTCGCCACCGTCGCGATGGCTCCGCTGCGAGTTCCCGCCGGCGCCAGTCGGTCGAGCGAACGAGCGGTCGGAACGATGTTTCCCGCAAAATCTCCAAGCGACCATCCCAACTTC from Planctomycetota bacterium includes these protein-coding regions:
- the mqnB gene encoding futalosine hydrolase — protein: MRLLIVVATEKEANALSCRRATVAVSGLGRVNAALTVAEHLHLHGRVDAVLSAGIAGSLPGSNLSIGDLVLATECVYAEEGIQLPEGFGDMRKLGWSLGDFAGNIVPTARSLDRLAPAGTRSGAIATVATCSGTDAFASEVARRTGAMAEAMEGAAVAHAANKFGIPGTEIRAISNTTGERPHQKWDAAKAFAALGRLGAHIDSILASA